The Solirubrobacterales bacterium genome has a window encoding:
- a CDS encoding DsbA family protein, with product MKSDTPVFYYDLVSPFSYLAAFRIAKVLPVPAEWRPIWAAPVIAASGRDWMPSFEEGRERRAEIVRRASRYGMSDWRWPPGFEPADKEAHAAWEAPNTLAVMRLATYARDRGVGEAFSLGAFHLVFGEGRDITQLDDGVIAVATGCGLTTEEALAAPTKPEIKAALRSATEEAVSRGVVGVPTVAIGEQLYWGDDRLEEAAAATGADQP from the coding sequence GTGAAGAGCGATACCCCTGTCTTCTACTACGACCTGGTTTCGCCGTTCTCCTACCTTGCCGCGTTTCGCATCGCGAAAGTTCTGCCCGTTCCGGCGGAGTGGCGGCCGATCTGGGCAGCTCCCGTCATCGCTGCCTCCGGACGGGATTGGATGCCCAGTTTCGAGGAGGGCCGCGAACGGCGGGCGGAGATCGTTCGTCGCGCCTCGCGATACGGGATGTCCGACTGGCGCTGGCCACCCGGCTTCGAGCCGGCAGACAAGGAGGCCCACGCAGCCTGGGAGGCGCCGAACACCTTGGCGGTCATGCGGCTGGCGACTTACGCGCGCGACCGCGGGGTCGGCGAGGCATTCTCACTGGGGGCTTTTCACCTCGTCTTCGGTGAAGGCCGGGACATCACGCAACTCGACGATGGGGTGATCGCGGTCGCGACCGGCTGCGGGCTCACCACGGAAGAGGCGCTGGCCGCCCCGACGAAACCCGAGATCAAGGCAGCGTTGAGATCGGCGACCGAGGAGGCGGTCAGCCGGGGAGTCGTCGGAGTACCGACCGTTGCGATCGGCGAGCAGCTCTATTGGGGCGACGACCGTTTGGAAGAGGCCGCTGCTGCGACCGGTGCAGACCAACCTTGA
- the speB gene encoding agmatinase, whose protein sequence is MIDPLQRWRQHGGKPDYAGLLTFGGLPYTEDPAELAGSDVAIVGAPTDDLVSDRPGARFGPRAIRAASCTRGPHLEAKVDGFAELQVVDYGDAPVRPADPARTHEAIEGVVGDVVDAGAVPIVLGGDHGIAEPDVRACARRHGAVGLIHFDAHTDTGTEVFGAEVSHGTPMYQLVEQGHVDPRRYVQIGLRGYWPGEPEFAWQAAKGITSLFMHDVRELGIRSAVERATEIAGDGPVFLSVDVDVLDPAFAPGTGTPEPGGMSTTDLLWACRELAARVRVVGADVVEVIPTGVGSSDITALAADRIVREIVTGIAVGRRAAV, encoded by the coding sequence GTGATCGACCCCCTGCAGCGCTGGCGGCAACATGGTGGGAAACCCGATTACGCCGGCTTGCTCACGTTTGGCGGCCTCCCGTACACCGAGGATCCCGCCGAGCTTGCCGGCTCGGACGTCGCAATCGTGGGCGCACCCACCGACGATCTCGTCTCCGACCGCCCGGGGGCGCGGTTCGGGCCGCGGGCAATTCGGGCGGCGAGCTGCACCCGCGGCCCGCACCTGGAGGCCAAGGTGGATGGCTTCGCGGAGCTCCAGGTCGTCGACTACGGCGATGCGCCGGTGCGCCCGGCGGACCCCGCCCGCACTCACGAGGCCATCGAGGGGGTGGTGGGCGACGTGGTCGACGCCGGGGCGGTGCCGATCGTCCTTGGCGGGGACCACGGAATCGCCGAGCCCGACGTGCGCGCGTGCGCGCGGCGGCACGGTGCCGTAGGTCTGATCCACTTCGACGCTCACACCGACACCGGCACGGAGGTCTTTGGTGCAGAGGTGTCGCACGGCACCCCCATGTACCAGCTTGTCGAGCAGGGCCACGTCGATCCGCGTCGCTACGTGCAGATCGGACTTCGCGGTTACTGGCCTGGCGAGCCCGAGTTCGCCTGGCAGGCGGCGAAGGGCATCACGAGTCTGTTCATGCACGATGTGCGGGAGCTCGGGATTCGCTCGGCGGTGGAACGGGCGACCGAGATCGCCGGCGACGGCCCAGTGTTCCTGTCTGTGGACGTGGACGTCCTCGACCCCGCGTTCGCGCCGGGAACCGGTACGCCCGAGCCCGGCGGGATGTCCACAACCGATCTCCTGTGGGCGTGCCGGGAGTTGGCGGCAAGGGTCCGCGTGGTCGGCGCGGACGTCGTCGAGGTGATTCCGACCGGAGTCGGGTCAAGCGACATCACGGCCCTGGCGGCTGACAGGATCGTCAGGGAGATCGTCACGGGGATCGCCGTCGGCCGGCGTGCGGCCGTCTGA
- a CDS encoding alpha/beta fold hydrolase produces the protein MAPGYISNLEANWEEPNYARFLERLASRFRIILFDKRGTGLSDRIPAVTLEERADDLGAVMDAAGVERGALLGWSEGGSYSAFFAAREPERVSHLILYAAPPRILRTDGYPAGWPPEMFEQILADTEASWGTDAVAGWVNPSAAEDAAYRRWFGHMQRLAASPGSAREMMAGLRDLDIRDLLPSLRMPTLILHRVEETWVRVEHSRYLAAHIPGAKYVELPGGDHWPWMGDSDAVIDEIEEFVTGTRPVREPDRVLATVLFTDIVDSTRRAADLGDRRWRDVLERHNQVVRESLQRFRGDEVKTMGDGFLATFDGPARGIRCARTVVDELGQLGVDLRAGLHTGECEAMVGDLGGVAVHIGARVAAKAQAGEVLVSSTVKDLVAGSEIDFRDRGEHELKGVPGRWRLFAVASPGAG, from the coding sequence CTGGCGCCCGGGTACATCTCGAACCTCGAGGCCAATTGGGAGGAGCCCAACTACGCCCGTTTCCTCGAGCGGCTCGCCTCGAGATTCCGCATCATCCTGTTCGACAAACGTGGGACGGGGTTGTCCGACCGGATCCCGGCCGTGACACTCGAGGAGCGCGCCGACGACCTGGGAGCGGTGATGGACGCCGCTGGGGTCGAGCGAGGAGCGCTGCTGGGTTGGTCGGAGGGGGGCAGCTACAGCGCATTCTTCGCAGCCCGCGAGCCCGAGCGTGTCTCCCACCTGATCCTGTATGCAGCCCCACCGCGCATCTTGCGGACCGACGGGTACCCCGCCGGCTGGCCCCCTGAGATGTTTGAGCAAATCCTCGCTGACACCGAGGCCAGTTGGGGAACCGACGCAGTCGCGGGCTGGGTCAACCCCAGCGCCGCGGAGGACGCGGCCTACCGGCGGTGGTTCGGGCACATGCAGCGCCTCGCCGCGAGCCCAGGCAGTGCCAGAGAGATGATGGCTGGCCTGCGTGACCTCGACATCCGCGACCTCCTGCCCTCCCTGCGGATGCCGACCCTCATCCTCCATCGGGTGGAGGAGACCTGGGTTCGGGTGGAGCACAGCCGGTACCTAGCCGCGCACATCCCGGGTGCCAAATACGTCGAGCTGCCCGGCGGAGACCACTGGCCGTGGATGGGTGACAGCGACGCCGTCATCGACGAGATCGAGGAATTCGTGACGGGTACCCGGCCCGTGCGCGAGCCCGATCGGGTGCTCGCGACGGTGCTCTTCACAGACATCGTCGATTCCACCCGGCGCGCCGCGGACCTAGGCGACCGCCGTTGGCGTGACGTGCTCGAGCGCCACAACCAGGTCGTCCGGGAGAGCCTGCAGCGTTTTCGCGGAGACGAGGTCAAGACCATGGGGGACGGCTTCCTCGCGACCTTCGATGGCCCGGCGCGCGGCATCCGCTGCGCCCGGACGGTCGTCGACGAGCTGGGGCAACTCGGCGTCGACCTGCGCGCAGGCCTCCATACAGGAGAGTGCGAGGCCATGGTCGGCGACCTCGGCGGGGTCGCAGTCCACATCGGCGCGCGCGTGGCAGCGAAAGCTCAGGCGGGGGAGGTGCTCGTATCGAGCACGGTCAAGGACTTGGTCGCGGGATCCGAGATCGATTTCCGAGATCGCGGCGAGCACGAGCTCAAGGGCGTGCCGGGCCGCTGGCGGCTGTTCGCGGTGGCATCACCCGGGGCGGGCTAG
- the metF gene encoding methylenetetrahydrofolate reductase [NAD(P)H]: MRIDKLLAAEGPVFSFEFFPPRTPEGVETLFETVEALKPLGPSFVSVTYGAGGATREGTVEVATRIRREHGLEAMAHLSCVGETTQGLVEILDQLRDEGIENILALRGDPPRGETEFRRPEGGLDCAADLAAFISERYDFAIGGACFPEVHPEAPSLEADLAYLGTKVTSGASFLITQLFFDNRAYFEFVRAARATGIGVPIIPGVIPITSYAQIVRFCELCAASIPQPLAAAMEALEGNEVAEAELGTAYAARQCEELLAGGAPGIHFYTLNRASATRAVLGALQVARPWERATVSPPSEPAPAPVGLE, encoded by the coding sequence ATGCGTATAGACAAGCTTCTCGCCGCCGAAGGCCCCGTTTTCTCCTTCGAGTTCTTCCCGCCGCGAACACCGGAGGGCGTCGAAACGCTGTTTGAGACCGTGGAGGCCCTGAAGCCGCTCGGCCCGTCGTTCGTCTCGGTCACGTACGGCGCCGGGGGAGCGACCCGCGAGGGCACGGTCGAGGTCGCCACCAGGATCAGGCGCGAGCACGGGTTGGAGGCGATGGCCCACCTGAGCTGTGTAGGGGAGACCACGCAGGGCCTGGTCGAGATCCTCGACCAGCTCCGGGACGAGGGGATCGAAAACATCCTCGCCCTGCGCGGCGATCCTCCGAGAGGCGAGACCGAGTTCAGGCGGCCGGAGGGGGGCCTCGACTGCGCCGCCGACCTGGCGGCCTTCATCTCCGAGCGCTACGACTTCGCGATCGGCGGTGCCTGCTTTCCCGAGGTGCATCCCGAGGCCCCCAGCCTCGAGGCCGATCTGGCCTACCTGGGGACCAAGGTCACGTCCGGCGCCAGCTTCCTGATCACCCAGCTCTTCTTCGACAACCGCGCCTATTTCGAATTCGTGCGGGCGGCCCGGGCCACCGGGATCGGCGTTCCGATCATTCCCGGCGTGATCCCGATCACGAGCTACGCGCAGATCGTGCGCTTTTGCGAGCTCTGCGCCGCCTCGATCCCGCAGCCGCTGGCCGCGGCGATGGAGGCGCTCGAGGGCAACGAGGTCGCCGAGGCCGAGCTCGGCACCGCCTATGCGGCGCGCCAATGCGAAGAGCTCCTGGCCGGCGGGGCTCCGGGCATCCACTTCTACACCCTCAACAGGGCGTCCGCCACACGCGCGGTCCTCGGCGCGCTGCAAGTTGCGCGGCCATGGGAGCGAGCGACCGTCTCGCCGCCCTCGGAACCCGCGCCGGCGCCCGTGGGCCTCGAATAG
- a CDS encoding permease, whose product MTDVIDTVAEGFEQAFLMAYEVWWALVLGFAISAVVQVWVPRERIEHALSGSGAGPVARATGLGAASSSCSYAAIAIARSLFAKGASAATTLAFQFASTNLVWELGLVLWVLMGWQFTLAEFVGGIVLIALVAILLRLFVSPRVERAARRHAEQVQADHEHSSAGARMGWRLRLTSAAAWSDVAHNFRADWRMLWKEITIGFLLAGFIGLLGDDFFNGLFVTDAPAGIEAVENVIAGQVIAILSFVCSIGNVPLAAVLWSGGISFAGVIAFIFADLIVLPIIAAYRKYYGWEFAWRITALMFVTIVIAALLVDALFSLLGLIPETRPSSDEIFGSIELDYKLVLNLIALAVFSALFYLAMRPPVDRSLLPKADTGLSARSRISAPTGKSS is encoded by the coding sequence GTGACTGACGTAATCGACACGGTGGCGGAAGGATTCGAGCAGGCCTTCCTGATGGCATACGAGGTCTGGTGGGCGCTGGTCCTCGGCTTTGCGATCTCAGCCGTCGTGCAGGTCTGGGTACCGCGCGAGCGAATCGAGCACGCCCTTTCGGGTAGCGGCGCCGGCCCGGTGGCACGGGCGACCGGACTGGGTGCGGCCTCTTCCTCGTGCTCCTATGCGGCGATCGCGATCGCCAGGTCGCTGTTTGCGAAGGGTGCATCCGCGGCAACCACCTTGGCTTTCCAGTTCGCTTCGACGAACCTGGTCTGGGAGCTGGGCTTGGTGCTTTGGGTCCTGATGGGTTGGCAGTTCACCCTGGCGGAGTTCGTGGGCGGGATCGTGCTGATTGCCCTGGTGGCCATTCTCTTGCGGCTGTTCGTCTCCCCGCGCGTGGAACGTGCTGCCCGCCGCCACGCCGAGCAGGTCCAGGCCGACCACGAGCACTCGAGCGCCGGCGCGCGAATGGGCTGGCGTCTGCGGCTGACCTCGGCCGCGGCCTGGTCGGATGTCGCACACAACTTCCGCGCCGACTGGCGGATGCTGTGGAAGGAGATAACGATTGGCTTCCTGCTGGCCGGGTTCATCGGGCTTTTGGGTGATGACTTCTTCAACGGCCTCTTCGTAACCGACGCCCCGGCGGGGATCGAGGCGGTAGAGAACGTGATCGCGGGCCAGGTGATCGCCATCCTCAGCTTCGTCTGCTCGATCGGCAACGTGCCGCTGGCGGCCGTTCTGTGGTCGGGCGGGATCAGCTTCGCCGGCGTGATCGCGTTCATCTTCGCGGACCTGATCGTGCTTCCGATCATCGCCGCATACCGCAAGTACTACGGGTGGGAGTTCGCGTGGCGGATCACGGCGTTGATGTTCGTGACCATCGTGATCGCCGCGTTGCTCGTCGACGCCCTGTTCAGCCTTCTTGGCCTGATTCCCGAGACGCGGCCCTCCAGCGACGAGATCTTCGGATCGATCGAGCTCGACTACAAGCTGGTGCTGAACCTGATCGCCCTAGCGGTCTTCTCGGCGCTCTTCTACCTGGCGATGCGTCCGCCGGTCGACCGGTCGCTGCTGCCGAAGGCGGACACCGGGTTGAGCGCGCGATCGCGGATCTCAGCCCCCACCGGCAAGTCGTCCTAG
- a CDS encoding FAD-binding oxidoreductase, whose amino-acid sequence METSAATLTGGRTEVSDEALEELRTVIRGDVLTRDDPGFDAVRVPYNAMYPGDPAIVVQASGTADVVDAVNFAREHGLLVAVRGGGHSIAGLSSVDGGMLIDLAAMNGVVVDPEARTVIAEGGALWGDVDRETQAFGLVAPGGIVSDTGVAGLTLGGGEGWVRRKYGLSCDSLLSAQLVCADGEVRTASSDVNPDLYWGIRGGGGNFGIATSLTFRLYEHGPMNAFAGVFYPADQAADVWRKFRDWAATAPNEVTALSGCTTLPASENTPPEIHNTPFIVVGAVYAGDPEEGMTVLQPLREFGTPLADISQIMPFGGVQQAFDEFYARGTLRSYWKSTFVDELTDEIIDILAPRAQNRGSIRTFVVLFLMGGAINEVGAEDTPYGERDANWMVSIDGNWEDPAEDDKVIAWVRETWSQVHELGTGSVYLNFTGIADEDADVGVDSGHGANLERLVAIKQKYDPDNLFRLNNNISPS is encoded by the coding sequence ATGGAAACGAGCGCAGCAACGCTCACGGGAGGACGGACCGAGGTCAGCGACGAGGCTCTCGAGGAGCTTCGAACCGTGATCCGGGGGGACGTCCTCACCCGCGACGACCCGGGCTTCGATGCGGTGCGTGTGCCGTACAACGCGATGTACCCGGGCGATCCCGCGATCGTTGTCCAGGCATCGGGGACCGCCGACGTCGTCGATGCAGTGAACTTCGCGCGCGAACACGGCCTGCTGGTCGCGGTGCGCGGAGGAGGACACTCCATAGCGGGCCTGTCGAGCGTCGACGGGGGGATGCTGATCGACCTCGCTGCGATGAACGGCGTCGTCGTCGACCCCGAGGCACGCACGGTCATCGCCGAGGGTGGTGCACTGTGGGGGGACGTCGACCGCGAGACCCAGGCCTTCGGGCTCGTGGCCCCCGGCGGCATTGTCTCCGACACGGGCGTTGCCGGGCTCACTCTCGGTGGCGGCGAGGGATGGGTACGGCGGAAGTACGGCTTGTCGTGCGACAGCCTGCTTTCGGCGCAGCTGGTCTGCGCGGACGGCGAGGTGCGGACGGCCTCGAGCGACGTCAACCCCGACCTCTACTGGGGGATCCGCGGGGGTGGCGGGAACTTCGGCATCGCCACGTCGCTCACGTTCCGCCTCTACGAGCACGGACCGATGAACGCGTTCGCCGGCGTGTTCTACCCCGCCGACCAGGCGGCGGACGTCTGGCGCAAGTTCCGCGATTGGGCGGCCACCGCTCCCAACGAGGTCACCGCACTGAGCGGCTGCACGACGCTGCCCGCGAGCGAGAACACACCCCCTGAGATCCACAACACCCCGTTCATCGTCGTCGGCGCGGTGTACGCCGGGGACCCAGAGGAGGGCATGACCGTGCTCCAGCCGCTGCGCGAGTTCGGCACCCCGCTGGCCGACATCTCACAGATCATGCCTTTCGGCGGAGTCCAGCAGGCGTTCGACGAGTTCTATGCGCGCGGCACCCTTCGCAGCTACTGGAAGTCCACATTCGTCGACGAGCTGACCGACGAGATAATCGACATCCTCGCGCCGCGGGCACAGAACCGCGGCTCGATACGGACGTTCGTGGTGCTCTTCCTGATGGGCGGCGCGATCAACGAGGTCGGCGCCGAGGACACTCCCTACGGCGAACGGGACGCGAACTGGATGGTCTCGATCGACGGCAACTGGGAGGACCCGGCCGAGGACGACAAGGTCATCGCCTGGGTGCGGGAGACGTGGTCGCAGGTTCACGAGCTCGGGACCGGCTCGGTGTACCTGAACTTCACAGGGATCGCGGACGAGGATGCGGACGTCGGAGTCGACAGCGGCCACGGCGCGAACCTCGAGCGCCTCGTGGCGATCAAGCAGAAGTACGACCCAGACAACCTCTTCAGGCTCAACAACAACATCTCCCCCAGCTGA
- a CDS encoding histidine phosphatase family protein, whose amino-acid sequence MNELLLARHGETEWSLNGRHTGRTDLPLTENGRRLALQLSPRLEGHRFALVLTSPLRRAIETCELAGLGAQAQVRNDLREWDYGDYEGITTAEVQRRRPGWSMWRDGCPNGELAAQVGARADLVIAEVRAADADSIAFGHGHMLRVLAARWLGLAPESGALFALGTGTLSTLGYEHGTAVIRSWSALPR is encoded by the coding sequence GTGAACGAGCTGCTCCTCGCCCGCCACGGCGAGACTGAGTGGAGCCTCAACGGGCGGCACACCGGCCGCACCGACCTGCCGCTGACCGAGAACGGCCGCCGACTCGCTTTGCAACTGTCGCCGCGGCTCGAGGGCCATCGCTTCGCGCTGGTGCTGACGAGCCCGCTGCGTCGCGCGATCGAGACCTGCGAACTCGCCGGCTTGGGGGCGCAGGCCCAGGTCCGCAACGACCTAAGGGAGTGGGACTACGGCGATTACGAGGGGATCACGACCGCCGAGGTCCAGCGCCGGCGGCCCGGCTGGAGCATGTGGCGTGACGGCTGCCCGAACGGCGAGCTCGCCGCGCAGGTGGGAGCGCGCGCCGACCTGGTGATCGCCGAGGTGCGCGCCGCCGACGCCGACTCGATCGCCTTCGGCCACGGCCACATGCTGCGGGTGCTCGCCGCGCGCTGGCTCGGACTGGCGCCCGAAAGCGGGGCTTTGTTCGCACTCGGCACGGGCACCCTGAGCACGCTCGGCTACGAGCACGGCACCGCCGTGATCCGCAGCTGGAGCGCGCTTCCGCGCTAG
- a CDS encoding diguanylate cyclase, giving the protein MSFRGRLTLFFLLIVVLPMIAVAVLVTHVTSDSESGKADARLAQGLDTALTTYGDASRDAERAAQRFANDPALGATLRSGDPAQIQALARRLAAQTGIQSLVIRDPGGKVLASIGPADAVATFELGLTDASGDVGSMTASTTTASAYLTRVNDLTGRDGALQDEQGTIASTVSLQGAALPSSGDSADVDVEGDNLRAATANLPGPGNLRLSLLGPVKSGGFWSSSPVVVAALLVFFAIALVFVIMLLRVLGGQVRAMLDAARGIGEGDFSRKVPVLGDDEMAGLASEFNKMGDRLSAQMQELRRQQVEVDRSVRRIGEAFASGLDRQGLLKVVVETALGACTAEYGTIAVSGRDGAEAEAGEPSESMRDLAVAAEVDALEEDDIVSSRASGVHAIATPLRQMSEPPVNLGVMTVARRGEAFTPAEREVFLYLAGQVSSSIENIALHELVSEQAVTDELTGLSNNRGFHQLIEKEATRAERFDHVLSLIMLDIDDFKKINDTYGHLQGDKILRMVARVLQLESRGVDEPARYGGEEFVVALPETGLDGALDLAERVRSRIESEQVPRVGGGGTIRVTASVGAASIRGSVEGPEALIAAADAALYEAKRAGKNRVASAPERGAADHSEAAAGTE; this is encoded by the coding sequence GTGAGCTTTCGGGGTCGCCTCACACTCTTCTTCCTGTTGATCGTCGTTCTGCCGATGATCGCAGTCGCTGTGCTGGTCACGCATGTGACCAGCGATTCGGAGAGCGGCAAGGCGGACGCGAGGCTGGCACAGGGTCTGGACACGGCCCTGACGACCTACGGGGACGCTTCCCGCGATGCAGAGCGTGCCGCTCAGCGCTTCGCCAACGATCCCGCCCTCGGCGCCACACTTCGTAGCGGCGACCCGGCCCAGATACAGGCCTTGGCGCGCCGCCTGGCCGCCCAAACCGGAATCCAGTCCCTGGTGATCAGGGATCCGGGCGGCAAGGTGCTCGCGTCGATCGGGCCGGCGGACGCGGTGGCGACGTTCGAGCTCGGGCTCACGGACGCCAGCGGCGACGTCGGCTCGATGACCGCCTCGACCACGACCGCATCGGCCTACCTGACCAGGGTGAATGACCTGACCGGACGCGACGGGGCCCTACAGGACGAGCAGGGCACGATCGCCTCGACCGTATCGCTGCAGGGGGCCGCCCTGCCATCCAGTGGCGATTCGGCCGACGTCGATGTCGAGGGGGACAACCTCCGGGCGGCAACGGCCAACTTGCCGGGCCCCGGCAACCTCCGCCTGTCCCTGCTCGGCCCGGTCAAGTCGGGAGGCTTTTGGTCCTCGAGCCCTGTTGTGGTCGCCGCCCTGCTGGTGTTCTTCGCGATCGCCCTGGTCTTCGTGATCATGCTTCTCCGCGTGCTCGGGGGCCAGGTGCGCGCGATGCTGGACGCCGCGCGGGGAATCGGGGAAGGCGACTTCAGCCGGAAGGTGCCGGTTCTCGGGGACGACGAGATGGCTGGTCTGGCGAGCGAGTTCAACAAGATGGGCGACCGTCTCAGCGCTCAGATGCAGGAGCTGCGCCGCCAGCAGGTGGAGGTGGATCGGTCGGTGCGGCGGATCGGCGAGGCGTTCGCATCGGGCCTCGATCGCCAGGGGCTGCTGAAGGTGGTGGTCGAGACGGCGCTGGGCGCGTGCACTGCGGAATACGGGACGATCGCAGTCAGCGGCCGGGACGGAGCGGAGGCCGAGGCCGGGGAGCCGTCGGAATCGATGCGCGATCTCGCGGTTGCCGCTGAGGTTGATGCACTCGAAGAGGACGACATCGTGTCCAGTCGTGCGAGCGGCGTCCATGCGATCGCGACTCCGCTGCGGCAGATGAGCGAGCCGCCGGTGAACCTGGGCGTGATGACGGTCGCCCGCCGGGGCGAGGCCTTCACCCCGGCCGAGCGCGAGGTCTTCCTCTATCTGGCCGGGCAGGTGTCGTCGTCGATCGAGAACATCGCCTTGCACGAGCTGGTCTCCGAGCAGGCGGTGACCGATGAGCTCACCGGCCTGTCGAACAATCGCGGCTTCCACCAACTGATCGAGAAGGAGGCGACGCGCGCCGAGCGCTTCGACCACGTTCTGTCGCTGATCATGCTCGACATCGACGACTTCAAGAAGATCAACGACACGTACGGACACCTTCAGGGCGACAAGATCCTCCGCATGGTCGCCCGGGTGCTCCAACTCGAATCGCGCGGCGTCGACGAGCCCGCTCGCTACGGCGGCGAAGAGTTCGTGGTCGCACTGCCGGAGACCGGCCTCGATGGGGCGCTCGACCTTGCAGAGCGGGTGCGCTCGCGGATCGAGTCCGAGCAGGTCCCCCGCGTGGGCGGCGGTGGGACCATCCGCGTGACCGCGAGCGTGGGAGCCGCTTCCATTCGCGGCTCGGTCGAGGGCCCCGAGGCGTTGATAGCGGCTGCCGACGCGGCGCTGTACGAGGCCAAGCGCGCGGGGAAGAACCGCGTCGCCAGCGCCCCGGAGCGTGGTGCTGCGGACCACTCCGAGGCGGCTGCGGGCACCGAATAG
- a CDS encoding TauD/TfdA family dioxygenase, translated as MTLRADGTRRSENVMGRDWVGAELRHEVWRLTMTSQPAAALVAAVREGGRAPANVRSLEPLRPLIRELRRRLALGPGFAVVENFPLDGLDEDEVERASHLLGSCLGRPVSQDRSGTTIGRVEDAGASLDLPTQRGYRSGAALPFHVDRTDVVGLLCVRAAEAGGESRVVSAAAVERILGETAPEALAELTAPLPQDRRGEEQPGERPWVATPVFCGEGVTRYGRRFIETSQRFPDAPRLRPEQRDALEAVDAVLATPGVALEHRLVRGELQLIDNFATWHARAAFRDGDARRLLLRLWLATPQSPELPESFRPLYGATDAGSVRGGVWPVDGYPSDFGHPVQPLL; from the coding sequence ATGACGCTCCGCGCGGATGGAACAAGGCGGTCCGAGAACGTGATGGGACGGGATTGGGTCGGCGCAGAACTGCGTCACGAGGTCTGGAGGCTGACGATGACTAGTCAGCCCGCAGCGGCCTTGGTCGCCGCCGTACGCGAGGGCGGGCGTGCTCCGGCCAACGTTCGCAGCCTGGAGCCGCTGCGCCCTCTCATCCGTGAGTTGCGCCGTCGACTCGCGCTTGGCCCTGGGTTCGCGGTGGTCGAGAACTTCCCTCTGGACGGCCTCGACGAGGACGAAGTCGAGCGCGCTTCCCACCTGCTTGGGTCGTGCCTCGGCCGCCCGGTCAGCCAGGATCGCTCGGGCACAACCATTGGGCGCGTCGAAGACGCCGGCGCGAGCCTCGACCTGCCAACCCAGCGCGGCTATAGGTCTGGCGCGGCGCTGCCGTTCCACGTCGACCGTACGGACGTGGTGGGGTTGCTGTGCGTCCGCGCCGCCGAGGCCGGCGGCGAGAGTCGGGTGGTGAGCGCGGCGGCGGTCGAGCGGATCCTCGGGGAAACCGCGCCCGAAGCGCTGGCCGAGCTCACGGCGCCCCTTCCGCAGGACCGCCGCGGAGAGGAGCAGCCGGGTGAGCGGCCCTGGGTGGCGACCCCGGTGTTCTGCGGTGAAGGCGTGACCCGTTACGGGCGTCGGTTCATCGAGACCTCACAGCGCTTCCCCGACGCCCCGCGGCTGCGCCCGGAGCAGCGGGACGCCCTGGAAGCAGTCGATGCGGTGTTGGCGACCCCCGGGGTAGCGCTCGAGCACCGACTGGTGCGGGGCGAGCTTCAGCTGATCGACAACTTCGCAACCTGGCATGCCCGGGCCGCCTTCCGGGACGGAGACGCACGCAGGCTGCTGCTGCGCCTCTGGCTGGCGACGCCCCAGAGCCCTGAGCTCCCGGAGTCGTTTCGACCGCTGTACGGCGCCACGGACGCCGGGAGCGTGCGCGGCGGCGTCTGGCCTGTCGACGGATACCCGTCCGACTTCGGCCATCCCGTCCAGCCGCTTCTCTGA
- a CDS encoding PIG-L family deacetylase, protein MIGSGPSSVEGNPPARRTVLHLAPHPDDELLGGPAIMLALQASGHRIINLACSLGRPADRERREAEARESSRRTGFELVIPSRPVAIGSTDDPDAAEPELAALIADLVRREAVDIVFSPSPHDGHPGHEVVGRAALDALSRLDGKAPVWWMWGLWADLPFPTLITYFAEERLQQVLRALDAHAGELDRNDYRRLVRGRAEANAVLGPERVFGLGARGGRGEFAELATEVVLRDRDWLLGSRRELDPREPLVEPTRASISAWLREPSLTQRFVRPGS, encoded by the coding sequence ATGATCGGGAGCGGCCCGAGCAGCGTCGAGGGCAATCCGCCTGCCCGGCGGACGGTCCTGCATCTCGCGCCCCACCCTGACGATGAGCTCTTGGGCGGCCCGGCGATCATGCTGGCGCTCCAGGCTAGCGGTCATCGGATCATCAACCTGGCGTGCAGTCTGGGACGGCCGGCGGACCGGGAGCGCCGCGAAGCCGAGGCTCGGGAGTCCTCCAGGCGCACCGGGTTCGAGTTGGTCATCCCCAGCCGGCCTGTGGCGATCGGGTCAACGGACGACCCCGACGCCGCGGAGCCCGAGCTGGCTGCGCTCATCGCGGATCTCGTCCGCCGCGAGGCGGTGGACATCGTCTTCTCCCCGAGCCCGCATGATGGCCATCCCGGTCACGAGGTCGTGGGGCGGGCGGCGCTGGATGCCCTGTCCCGGCTCGACGGCAAGGCGCCTGTCTGGTGGATGTGGGGCCTGTGGGCGGACCTGCCCTTTCCGACACTGATCACGTACTTCGCTGAGGAGCGCCTCCAACAGGTCCTGCGAGCCCTGGATGCCCACGCCGGCGAGCTGGACCGAAACGATTACCGCCGCCTGGTCCGCGGCCGGGCGGAGGCCAACGCCGTCCTGGGTCCCGAGCGGGTATTCGGCCTGGGGGCCCGGGGCGGCCGAGGGGAGTTCGCGGAGCTTGCCACCGAGGTGGTGCTGAGGGATCGGGACTGGCTCCTCGGCAGTCGGAGGGAGCTGGACCCGCGCGAGCCCCTGGTCGAGCCCACGCGCGCGTCGATCTCAGCCTGGCTTCGGGAGCCGAGCCTCACCCAGCGTTTCGTCAGGCCGGGCTCTTGA